DNA sequence from the Vicia villosa cultivar HV-30 ecotype Madison, WI linkage group LG3, Vvil1.0, whole genome shotgun sequence genome:
AGAAGCTTACGGGTATGGCGAGAATATTGCAGTGATTGCTGGCAACCTAAGCGGTGTAGATGCAGTGAAGTTGTGGGTGGCTGAACAACCCTTATATAATTGGTATGTAGGGATGTGTGAGGGTGGTGCTGAATGTCATCATTATACCCAAGTGGTATGGGGAAGTTCACGAAGTGTTGGATGTGGAAAAGTGAAATGCGATGATGGAAGATTATTCGTTTCTTGCAATTATTATCCTGCTGGCAACATTCCTGGAGAATATCCATTCTAAGTTTTTCATTTGTTTAATCACAATCGTTTCATTATGCCTCATGTATGTTGTTGCAGTCtttctaaataataaaataatgtttaactgcactctttttgctgaaatttattaatattttccaAGTCGTATTCACTAACTTATCTCTCCCAAAAAATCTTAGATAACATAATTTATCAATTTAATAATCGTAAACTATcttattctttttattaaattatttaaataactcTTGTACGATTATTTGATTATATACACAAAGTTGTAATTCTCTTTAAGTTGTGAGATGTTTAAGATTATTGACCTTTAATTCTAAATTATATTTAGGGTGATTTGAAACTCCTACAAATTTACAGAACTTattaaaacattaaataattTGAGTTTTAGCCCCACATATTTTACCCATGGCACTAAAATGAATTTCCATAAACATTTTCCCTGCACCAAATTAACAATGTAAATGAATGAAAATACTCACCCTTAAAGATCATCCAAAAGGTGATGCATATCCTTCAACAATTAAAAGTAGGATTAAAATCTCAAATTTATGGACATATTTGTTTGTTGGAAAACCTTTCAAATGTAGAAATCCCAATAAAAGAGTAGCATGAGTAAGTTCCATTACACTCAGAATAAAATACCCACAAATCTAGTTGAGCTATCATTCACAAATGTTTTGCATTCCCAATAGTTTTCAGTATATAATTTGTTCGAAGAACATCATTTGTTGTCCCACTACTACCACTACCTAGAGAATCTAAGTTTTGTATAACAATTTTAGTTGTCTCTGTCTTCCCATATCCACTCTCACCAGTGCAAACCAATACTAATAGTGAATTTCAGCAAATGCAAGATTTATATTTGTTACTACTACAAAATTTAATTCCATCAAGTTCAATAAAAAAaacccacacacacacacacacacacacacacacacacacacacatatatatatatatatatatatatatatatatatatatatatatataagtattatGCATGATAGAAAGCGACAAACTCATAGTAAAAATAGAAGTATTGAGCAAATTACTATTTATTACAATCTATGATTAACAACACTTTACTAGAGACATGCTCCCCAAAGTATGCATAATAGCTAATGGAAATATAGCTGCAAGCTGAAAACAAACAACATACATATACAAAATCAACAAACCATAACTAAGTAATAGAGTTAGAAGCCATTAAGTTGGAAATGTCATACATGATGATGTGAAAAATGACGGTAACAAATATTTTCCTACTAATAGTTTGATTAATTTGttgtgaaaatatattttttaagttacttaaagggggtttaaaacccccgcaatatgTCTCTTTTTTTAGTGTTGTCTTTAACTGACGCGGCGTGACATGTGGCGCACCACAAAAGCCTCTATTAGTGGAATTTAATGGGAGAGACAAAAAGTAGAGACGGAAAATATTGCGAAGACcattgtttaaagaaaaatttGTAAGAACTAAAATTAAAGATTGTCATGTTGATAGGGAATAACAACACATTTAATCTTTTTAAATAAAGTTTGTATGAAAATTTCTCTATAAAAGCTTCACTTGAACTCAAACAATTTTCACCAAACCTTGAGAATTTTACTTTGATAAAAGATGATGTCATTTTCTTTATTgtgtataattaatttatttttaggaggatgggttattatttattaatggttgtatttatatatatttgttcttTTTATCTTCTACTTGGGGGTGGTTGACTTTAGTTATActtagtaatatttttttaatatatttttataataataataaaaaagaattcCATGTGTTTTAAAGTAatagtaataaatattttttttcttttcttagtttttaccaaagaaaaatatttgttttgttttatatttaccaaagataaatatcttttctgaatttgtatttatttatttataactaaCACAATAGAAAAAAAAGTAACATgagtaaaagatttttttttggctaaacaacaaaatatattttccaaaGTTTAATAGTATGATTatgatcatcatcattatttGATTTATACATATGTACTATGTAATCATGGTTAATTTTTACAATTTTGTAGTCAATTTATCTTttcattcaaatatttatctaattttttttacgtACTtgtgataaatattttttatattcctATTACCTAAAATTGCTTTTATGCAACCAATGGTTAAATTTTATGCAACCGACCTCAATTTGTGGGACAaggcattaatatatatatatatatatatatatatatatatatatatatatatatatatatatatatatatatatatatatatatatatatatatatatatatatatatatatatatatatatatatatatatatatatatatatatatatatatatatatatatatatatatatatatatatatatatatatatatatatatatattcacattgTAAATACAATTCTTCTTTATATATGATTTAATAGGTGGTAATTATTTTAGTGATATATATTTATGTTGATTTAGCCCGAACATTCATGCATATATCTCTTTTAGTTAAAATATTCATGTTATAGTCAATAAACATTGAATTTTTGTCAAAACTAAAAATCTTTTATAATTGAACTTTGCATATGTTGTCCCTTGAATACATACCATTTAAATACTCATTTTCTTAATCGACgtgtatttaaaatattataactcTTACATGGCCaagcatttaatttttttttatgaaaagttatatatttttttaatttaaggacaaataagattttttcccatatagtataaaatatagaatttctatatatatattgcaAACTTTTTTTAacacacataaaaaaaattaaataagatttaaaaaaatgaaaaaaaatattcattatcttattttacatatttttaaaataaactttgTGTGAA
Encoded proteins:
- the LOC131656513 gene encoding pathogenesis-related leaf protein 6-like, yielding MGSFSLLCIFVLILIMGDSHITKAQDSPANYLNTHNMARAELGINMTNLVWDNKIAAFAQNYANKCKDCKVIPSHKEAYGYGENIAVIAGNLSGVDAVKLWVAEQPLYNWYVGMCEGGAECHHYTQVVWGSSRSVGCGKVKCDDGRLFVSCNYYPAGNIPGEYPF